Proteins encoded together in one Candidatus Xianfuyuplasma coldseepsis window:
- a CDS encoding MASE3 domain-containing protein, translating to MIQRIQSLLKDVRWKPVVIFVVTTPLLFILLHQISVGDDVLYHTIMELITVLTGLIIIVILISMWKFVQSNTLIMVICISLFFVSVIDVFHILSYPGIHLFSSADEALNLTLSFWIFARVLQGASIVFAILLTRFIKRVNYVGVIFAYVFITTLGILFILQGYFPQMYVIGQGLTTTKVINEYLIILLFVVGGYLLVRYKLITNNNMMILFLFFLLFQIFSEFFFTQYTITTDIAFVVGHHFKILAFFIITYILLKSTIIAPSETLYQEILHQSDQLSKLLKYEKLTREITEICSVAIRNDNFINDVLTLLGSTLEVDHTFIYKHIEDRKVFKLTNAWFNHSSQLVDDDFEYEFFVVDSLLNKFNKGMTHYSADTSTIENEHEKENFLTIGIYAYINEPLFVNGRFYGFMGYNMTTTNRETLEDDITLIKSISKILTQTMERTKAFKEIEHLNNHDDLTGAYNRRHFEDYIKQVDTNPFYPLGIVVIDLNGLKLINDAFGHLAGDEMLIKTVELIERNLEKSSTLFRIGGDEFVVVTTNTTSEYVYTLFENIERQCAEVHVSSVQLSLSYGVHIRTSDRLPFYEEFKIAEDEMYRMKLMDVPSMRTNAIETILNTLFEKDQYSKDHCTNVSLMTEVLAQKMGFNTNQVGKIKMAGLLHDIGKIIVPDRILKKEGPLTELEYLEIKNHTEIGFRILSSTKDFREIAEYVLSHHEFYNGGGYPHGLKGDEIPIESRIISVVDAYDAMVSYRSYRRSFTKQEAIQELKNNRGTQFDPDVVNVFVEHINAVTEVRPDSDNLDK from the coding sequence ATGATTCAGCGGATTCAATCACTCCTTAAAGACGTTAGGTGGAAACCAGTTGTTATCTTCGTTGTGACAACTCCTTTGTTGTTCATTTTATTACATCAAATCTCTGTAGGAGATGATGTCCTTTATCATACCATCATGGAGTTAATTACAGTACTCACTGGTTTAATTATCATTGTCATTCTTATTAGTATGTGGAAATTTGTACAATCAAATACATTGATTATGGTGATTTGTATATCGCTATTTTTTGTTAGTGTTATCGATGTGTTTCATATCCTATCCTACCCGGGAATCCATCTGTTTTCCAGCGCTGATGAAGCGTTAAATCTAACGCTATCATTTTGGATATTCGCCCGTGTTTTACAAGGTGCTTCGATCGTATTTGCCATTCTTTTAACAAGGTTTATTAAACGAGTGAATTACGTTGGTGTAATTTTCGCTTATGTATTTATTACGACGCTTGGAATCCTCTTCATCCTCCAAGGGTATTTTCCACAAATGTATGTGATTGGGCAAGGTTTAACAACAACCAAAGTCATTAATGAGTACCTGATCATCTTATTGTTTGTCGTTGGTGGATACTTGTTAGTGCGATACAAATTAATTACCAACAACAACATGATGATTTTGTTTCTATTCTTTTTATTGTTTCAAATTTTTTCTGAGTTTTTCTTTACTCAATATACAATAACCACAGATATTGCCTTTGTCGTTGGCCATCATTTTAAAATATTGGCATTCTTTATCATTACATATATTTTACTGAAATCAACGATTATTGCACCGAGTGAAACGTTGTATCAAGAAATCTTACATCAATCGGATCAACTCAGCAAGCTACTAAAGTACGAAAAACTAACCAGGGAAATTACCGAAATTTGTAGTGTAGCAATCCGAAATGACAACTTCATTAACGATGTTCTAACGCTTCTTGGGAGCACGCTAGAAGTCGATCATACCTTTATCTATAAACACATTGAAGATCGTAAAGTCTTTAAACTGACAAACGCATGGTTCAATCATTCCAGTCAGTTGGTGGACGATGACTTCGAGTATGAGTTCTTTGTTGTTGATAGTCTCCTCAACAAATTCAATAAAGGAATGACGCACTATTCTGCGGATACCTCTACGATTGAAAACGAGCATGAAAAAGAGAATTTTCTTACGATTGGTATTTATGCTTACATCAATGAACCCCTTTTTGTTAATGGGAGATTCTATGGTTTCATGGGCTATAATATGACAACAACAAACCGTGAAACTCTAGAAGACGACATCACACTGATTAAATCCATTTCAAAAATCTTAACACAGACAATGGAACGCACCAAAGCATTCAAGGAAATCGAACATTTAAACAACCACGACGACTTGACTGGTGCATACAACCGGAGACATTTTGAGGACTATATCAAACAAGTTGATACCAATCCATTCTATCCCCTTGGTATTGTCGTTATTGATTTGAACGGATTAAAACTGATTAATGACGCGTTTGGACATCTTGCCGGAGACGAGATGTTAATTAAAACCGTGGAGCTGATAGAACGAAACTTAGAGAAGTCTAGTACTCTATTTCGAATTGGTGGCGATGAGTTCGTTGTCGTTACGACAAACACCACTTCAGAGTACGTCTATACTTTATTCGAGAATATTGAACGCCAATGTGCTGAAGTACATGTTAGTTCTGTACAATTATCCCTTTCGTATGGCGTGCATATTCGAACATCTGACAGATTACCATTTTATGAAGAATTTAAGATTGCGGAAGATGAGATGTATCGGATGAAATTGATGGATGTCCCATCGATGAGAACCAATGCGATTGAAACGATATTAAATACGCTGTTTGAAAAAGATCAGTACTCCAAAGATCATTGTACCAACGTTTCTTTGATGACCGAAGTTCTTGCACAAAAAATGGGCTTCAACACCAATCAAGTCGGAAAAATTAAGATGGCCGGATTACTTCATGATATTGGTAAAATCATTGTTCCTGATCGCATCTTAAAAAAAGAGGGCCCCCTAACTGAATTAGAATACTTAGAGATTAAGAACCATACGGAAATCGGCTTTCGTATTTTAAGTTCTACTAAGGACTTCAGAGAGATTGCTGAATATGTATTATCCCATCATGAGTTCTATAATGGGGGAGGGTATCCCCATGGACTAAAAGGCGATGAAATCCCAATTGAATCCCGGATTATTTCCGTCGTCGATGCCTACGATGCAATGGTATCGTATCGTTCCTATCGTCGTAGTTTCACCAAACAAGAAGCGATACAAGAACTGAAAAATAATCGGGGAACCCAGTTTGATCCAGACGTCGTCAATGTATTTGTTGAACACATTAATGCTGTTACTGAAGTGCGACCTGATTCCGATAATCTAGATAAGTGA
- a CDS encoding PepSY domain-containing protein, which yields MKKLSTLVLTALVLVTLAACSTGSASAASTIAIDVNPSIVLELDDNDNVINVILNNEDAATIIGDMDLVGVDYNVALNAIVGSMVANGFISELQNSVLLSVSSDDEQHEVNLLAELAQTINNYLSGSAIEGSIITQSLDFDDDAEALAELLDISEAKAELILEIVELDPRVVVEELALLSINDLNLLLEAKDYQLDGVDKVGTASELSLITAEEAYQAAVLHFELDEATIVEFEVELETEDGIIVYEVELETDNEEYEVYIHAEEGTVYVEMDDDDDDDDDVFPEDALSEEAMMQLVATELNVDLSMVTELEMEAEMDNGVAYYEIEFMYEGQEFELEVDAVNGTFYYQEIETDEDDDDEEEYDEYDDESDDVEDTEEDSLDDTEDETVEEETTETEDTTTES from the coding sequence ATGAAAAAATTATCTACATTAGTATTAACAGCTCTTGTACTCGTTACACTAGCTGCATGTTCTACCGGGAGTGCATCTGCCGCATCGACAATTGCGATTGATGTCAATCCAAGTATTGTATTAGAGTTGGATGACAATGATAATGTCATCAATGTAATATTAAATAATGAAGACGCCGCGACCATTATTGGTGATATGGATCTTGTCGGTGTCGATTATAACGTCGCGTTAAACGCGATTGTTGGATCAATGGTTGCCAATGGATTTATCAGTGAACTGCAGAACTCTGTATTACTCTCTGTATCCAGTGATGATGAGCAACATGAAGTCAATTTACTGGCTGAACTTGCACAAACCATCAACAATTACTTGAGCGGTAGTGCAATTGAAGGATCAATCATCACGCAATCCCTAGATTTTGATGATGATGCCGAAGCATTGGCTGAGTTATTAGACATTTCTGAAGCAAAAGCAGAACTGATTTTAGAAATTGTTGAACTGGATCCTCGTGTAGTTGTCGAAGAACTAGCACTGTTATCCATTAATGACTTAAATCTATTATTGGAAGCCAAAGACTATCAATTAGATGGTGTCGATAAAGTTGGTACAGCGAGTGAACTTAGCTTAATTACGGCTGAAGAAGCTTATCAAGCAGCAGTTCTTCATTTTGAACTTGATGAAGCGACAATCGTTGAATTTGAAGTCGAGTTGGAAACCGAAGATGGAATCATCGTATACGAAGTGGAACTAGAAACCGACAACGAAGAATACGAAGTGTATATTCATGCTGAAGAAGGAACAGTTTATGTTGAAATGGATGACGATGATGACGACGATGACGATGTCTTCCCTGAAGACGCATTATCTGAAGAAGCGATGATGCAACTGGTTGCGACCGAACTCAATGTGGATTTGAGTATGGTTACGGAACTTGAAATGGAAGCTGAAATGGACAATGGAGTAGCCTATTACGAAATCGAGTTTATGTATGAAGGGCAGGAGTTTGAATTAGAAGTCGATGCGGTAAATGGTACGTTCTACTATCAAGAAATTGAAACCGATGAAGACGATGATGATGAAGAAGAATACGACGAGTATGATGATGAATCAGACGATGTCGAAGACACGGAAGAAGATTCTTTGGATGATACGGAAGATGAAACAGTAGAAGAAGAAACCACTGAAACCGAAGACACAACCACGGAATCCTAA
- a CDS encoding RNA polymerase sigma factor translates to MNSKYSKKDLKISDKLIQRVAQYDAIAFEELYEQASGAVFGLAMSILGNYDDASDVVQSTFISIYEHAKDYRPNKKAMAWIFTIARNHAYSILRQQKKHQHVNLDDVYDIGEESTVEDDVYKENLVTKLLHILNEDDRQIVVMHAMSNMKHKDIAKTLNLPLSTVLSKYRRALKKLQQHLEVNDDET, encoded by the coding sequence ATGAATTCAAAATACAGCAAAAAAGACCTCAAAATAAGCGATAAACTAATCCAACGAGTTGCCCAGTATGATGCCATTGCGTTTGAAGAATTATATGAACAAGCAAGTGGTGCAGTCTTTGGTCTTGCAATGTCGATTCTAGGGAATTATGATGATGCTAGCGATGTTGTTCAAAGCACGTTTATAAGCATTTATGAACATGCAAAAGACTATCGACCGAATAAAAAGGCAATGGCTTGGATTTTTACCATTGCCCGTAATCACGCCTATTCAATCTTACGTCAACAAAAGAAACACCAACACGTAAATTTGGATGATGTCTATGACATCGGAGAAGAATCCACCGTCGAAGACGATGTATACAAGGAAAACCTTGTGACGAAATTATTGCACATATTAAATGAAGATGATCGACAGATTGTTGTCATGCATGCGATGTCCAACATGAAACATAAAGACATCGCAAAAACCCTAAATCTACCTTTGTCAACGGTATTATCAAAATATCGAAGAGCCCTCAAAAAACTACAACAACATCTGGAGGTGAATGACGATGAAACGTAA
- a CDS encoding PepSY domain-containing protein encodes MKRNDIERQLYEEFNKQKPDLFQQILEECPKMEYPQQKASFFEQLKQALFSRGFRYAFTSLAVLVILLMVVFGSNPATPQAYSILAIEANPSLVLELNEDSTILSVTAENLDAQTILGDMDLVGVDSNVAINAIIGSMLINGYINDSSNSILLSIQCIDESKEEELITTYTEMVRNLLSGSAIEGSIISQRLRFSEDALALSEQLDISEAKAELLLEIAEVDPRSSLEDLAKLSINDLNLLLEAKNYALDNIHHSGSASTLSVLTMEQAYDIALSHYGLDSTTIVEYEIELEQEDGMLLYEIELETISSDYELIINAKDGTILTSSDNEEPVIDDTILSTIDIQTILGEKLNLNPSLMQEFEIELESENTIVFYDISFEYGENEYELEVDARTGEIYSNSQDESGYDYDDD; translated from the coding sequence ATGAAACGTAACGATATTGAACGACAACTATACGAAGAATTTAATAAGCAAAAACCCGACTTATTTCAACAAATATTAGAAGAATGTCCGAAGATGGAATATCCTCAACAAAAGGCATCCTTCTTTGAACAATTGAAACAAGCACTGTTTTCACGTGGATTCCGATACGCCTTTACCTCCCTTGCCGTACTTGTTATTTTACTAATGGTTGTCTTTGGATCGAATCCGGCGACACCACAAGCGTACTCAATTCTTGCGATTGAAGCCAACCCTAGTTTGGTGTTGGAACTCAATGAGGATAGTACAATATTATCGGTTACCGCTGAGAATCTAGATGCCCAGACCATTTTAGGGGATATGGATCTCGTTGGTGTCGATTCCAATGTTGCAATCAATGCGATTATCGGTTCGATGTTAATCAATGGCTACATCAACGATAGTTCCAATTCAATTCTATTATCCATCCAGTGTATTGATGAATCGAAAGAAGAAGAGTTAATTACGACCTACACGGAGATGGTTCGCAACTTGCTTTCGGGAAGTGCGATTGAGGGATCCATTATATCCCAACGCCTACGTTTTAGCGAAGATGCTCTAGCTTTATCAGAACAACTTGACATCTCTGAAGCCAAAGCCGAGTTATTACTAGAAATCGCTGAAGTCGATCCTCGTAGTTCTTTAGAAGACTTGGCTAAGTTGTCGATCAATGATTTAAATTTATTGTTAGAAGCTAAAAACTATGCTCTCGATAATATCCATCACAGTGGTTCTGCAAGTACATTAAGTGTTTTAACGATGGAACAAGCATATGACATCGCATTATCACACTATGGATTAGATTCTACTACAATAGTCGAATACGAAATCGAACTGGAACAAGAAGATGGCATGTTACTGTATGAAATCGAGCTGGAAACCATCTCATCCGACTATGAACTTATCATCAATGCCAAAGATGGAACAATTCTGACCTCAAGCGATAATGAAGAACCCGTCATTGATGATACGATTCTATCTACAATTGACATTCAAACAATTCTTGGTGAGAAATTAAATCTTAATCCCTCGCTTATGCAAGAGTTTGAAATTGAATTGGAATCAGAGAATACAATTGTCTTTTATGACATATCCTTTGAATATGGAGAGAATGAGTACGAACTTGAAGTCGATGCAAGAACCGGAGAAATTTACTCCAATTCACAAGATGAATCAGGCTATGATTACGATGATGACTAG
- a CDS encoding diguanylate cyclase: MLTIFSDVEPYQVYSTIKGTFFIIISAIIIYFLVHHEIVLLKEAQLSYRAMSRHDALTTLYNRTVFSEDLDTYNNTQHEYTLVVTDINGLRLINEAYGSTIGDEVIQTYAAQLKNISYPSSTYRIGGDEFCIVFDGRDLTKINNQLDKIKTAMESTTKYRINVTLSTGIATKSEYSSIYEALTHAEEMLLKNKLLQSTSASNALITSLLSTLYEHSDETELHAQRISELCEQMAIALHMDRAAIDEMILFALLHDIGKVGIEDHILRKSGSLTPLEYAKIKQHSAIGYRIAKSTAQLQSIANYIFTHHERWDGQGYPRGIAKKDIPIQSRILAIADAFDAMTNDRIYRKAISKEEALEEIIRNKGLQFDPELVDIFTTIQGNISSQD, from the coding sequence TTGTTAACCATCTTTAGTGATGTAGAACCGTATCAAGTCTACAGTACGATCAAAGGTACATTCTTCATCATTATTTCTGCCATCATCATCTATTTCTTGGTCCATCACGAAATCGTTCTATTAAAAGAGGCCCAACTTAGTTATCGCGCGATGTCACGTCACGATGCACTTACAACATTGTATAATCGCACGGTGTTTAGTGAGGATTTAGATACCTACAATAATACACAACATGAATATACTCTGGTGGTCACCGATATCAATGGTTTACGGTTAATCAATGAAGCATACGGCTCAACCATTGGTGATGAAGTCATTCAAACATACGCTGCACAACTAAAAAATATATCCTATCCTTCCAGCACTTACCGCATTGGTGGAGATGAATTCTGTATTGTATTTGATGGACGTGATTTGACCAAAATCAACAACCAATTGGACAAGATTAAAACAGCGATGGAGAGCACTACAAAATACCGCATTAATGTAACGCTTTCCACCGGTATTGCTACAAAAAGTGAATACAGCTCGATATACGAAGCACTAACACATGCTGAAGAAATGCTCTTAAAAAATAAACTCCTTCAATCGACATCAGCGAGTAACGCGTTGATTACTTCATTGCTTTCGACACTATATGAACACAGCGATGAAACCGAACTCCATGCACAACGCATCTCCGAACTCTGTGAACAAATGGCCATCGCTCTACATATGGACCGTGCCGCAATAGATGAAATGATCTTATTTGCGTTGTTACATGACATCGGAAAGGTTGGTATCGAAGATCATATTCTACGTAAATCCGGTTCTCTTACTCCACTAGAATATGCGAAAATTAAACAACATTCAGCAATTGGATATCGCATTGCAAAATCCACCGCACAACTACAATCCATCGCGAATTATATTTTTACTCATCATGAGCGATGGGATGGACAAGGCTATCCTCGTGGAATTGCTAAAAAAGATATCCCAATCCAATCACGAATACTTGCTATTGCTGATGCGTTTGATGCCATGACAAACGATCGGATATACCGCAAAGCCATCTCCAAAGAGGAAGCTTTGGAGGAAATCATTCGCAATAAAGGGCTTCAATTTGATCCGGAACTCGTTGATATATTTACAACTATCCAAGGAAACATTTCAAGTCAAGATTAA
- a CDS encoding sensor domain-containing diguanylate cyclase: protein MEKSWKISLLVSFIVLIGSIITSFITFQSYSNILKSSTRSISELSAMNVYSEINNELTKPIYVSLTMSEDTFVKEWLTREDTMTEDEITDYLMGLHNRYGYSSVFLVSTQTQKYYHYNGVQKVVSQSDPHDVWYYDFLDQDNEYDIDVDSDEVTGDLTIFINVKMVDEDDQVTAVVGVGLEMDYITELLQDFEDNYELTVYLTDLEGLVQSSTTINNIEQLNLFDELGSELKNDITSNQEELVTVSKNNGAMYVNSRYIDELHWYLVVTKDTNVLAHFFLDYLYASIIMIVIVLMIVVNIVRLSANLYQNRVFTIAKTDYLTLLLNRRGFDKEMQEFDSSVAEAMIFTIDIDRFKSINDRFGHAVGDVVLRRVANIINNEVQQYGKLSRWGGDEFTGFMIGKRSVVVDILFHVLELINNDDMLQEKGVSISIGYTYSDFTDSLDTVLERADKYLYKAKELGGNQIIGDEDL from the coding sequence ATGGAGAAGAGTTGGAAAATATCGTTATTAGTTAGTTTCATTGTGTTGATTGGTTCAATCATTACATCTTTTATCACGTTCCAATCCTATAGCAATATTCTAAAGAGTAGTACTAGAAGCATCTCAGAGCTGTCGGCAATGAATGTGTATAGTGAAATCAATAACGAACTCACCAAACCGATTTATGTTTCACTGACAATGTCAGAAGATACGTTTGTCAAAGAGTGGTTAACTCGTGAAGACACGATGACAGAAGATGAAATAACCGACTACTTAATGGGTTTACACAATCGTTATGGATATAGCTCGGTCTTCTTAGTGTCGACGCAAACCCAGAAATATTATCATTATAATGGCGTTCAGAAAGTGGTATCACAGAGTGATCCACACGATGTCTGGTATTATGATTTTCTCGATCAAGATAATGAGTATGATATCGATGTTGACAGTGATGAAGTTACCGGAGATCTTACGATTTTTATCAACGTCAAAATGGTCGACGAAGACGATCAGGTTACGGCCGTAGTTGGTGTTGGTCTGGAAATGGATTATATCACAGAACTTCTCCAAGATTTTGAAGATAATTATGAGTTAACCGTATATCTTACAGATTTAGAAGGATTGGTTCAATCCAGTACAACCATCAACAATATTGAGCAGCTGAATTTGTTTGATGAACTGGGAAGTGAACTAAAGAATGATATCACATCGAACCAAGAAGAACTCGTAACCGTTAGCAAAAACAATGGAGCAATGTATGTAAATTCTCGCTACATTGATGAACTCCATTGGTACTTAGTCGTCACCAAAGATACAAATGTGTTAGCCCATTTTTTCCTCGATTATTTATATGCATCAATCATTATGATTGTTATCGTATTGATGATTGTCGTTAATATTGTTCGATTATCCGCAAATTTATATCAGAATAGGGTCTTTACTATCGCCAAAACCGACTATTTAACGTTGTTGTTAAATCGGCGTGGTTTTGACAAAGAAATGCAGGAGTTTGATTCGTCCGTCGCAGAAGCCATGATATTCACAATCGATATTGATCGGTTTAAATCGATTAACGATCGTTTTGGTCATGCCGTTGGTGATGTTGTTCTTCGTCGCGTTGCGAATATCATCAATAACGAAGTACAACAATATGGAAAACTATCTCGATGGGGTGGCGATGAGTTCACTGGATTCATGATTGGAAAACGCTCGGTAGTAGTGGATATATTGTTTCATGTTCTTGAACTTATTAATAACGATGACATGCTCCAAGAAAAAGGAGTATCCATTTCCATTGGATATACCTACTCCGATTTTACAGATAGTTTGGATACTGTCCTAGAACGAGCAGACAAGTATCTTTACAAGGCCAAAGAACTCGGTGGCAATCAGATCATCGGAGATGAGGATTTATAG
- a CDS encoding ABC transporter ATP-binding protein yields the protein MNSLEISNLRKEYKTFTLNNVSFSIPKGYIMGFIGENGAGKTTTIKSMLNLVKRDGGDVTILGKDIDIHEMEIKSSIGYVSGELFYPKKTLNQVTNVYKRFYPNWDEALYQSYLDTFHLDPSKKIDELSKGMQLKYAISLALSHHAELLILDEPTSGLDPVARDNLLEVFQSIVENEETSILFSTHITSDLDKCADYITFIKNGSIIDSCTKDDMIDKYRFVGGTKEELQQIKDRLISYRENAFGFNGLIKTKDVATTDTCKIGQPSLDDIMIFHANEGGQL from the coding sequence ATGAACAGTCTAGAAATTTCCAATCTACGAAAAGAATATAAAACCTTTACCTTGAATAATGTTAGTTTTTCCATTCCCAAAGGATACATCATGGGATTCATCGGTGAAAATGGGGCCGGGAAAACGACCACAATTAAATCAATGTTGAATCTTGTGAAGCGGGACGGTGGGGATGTCACCATCTTAGGAAAAGATATCGATATCCATGAAATGGAGATTAAATCGAGCATTGGGTATGTATCGGGTGAATTATTCTATCCCAAGAAAACCTTGAATCAAGTAACCAATGTCTACAAACGGTTCTATCCGAATTGGGACGAAGCACTCTATCAATCCTACCTTGACACGTTCCATTTAGACCCCAGTAAAAAGATTGATGAGTTGTCCAAAGGGATGCAATTAAAATATGCGATATCCCTTGCCTTATCCCACCACGCGGAACTATTGATCTTGGATGAACCCACCAGTGGACTTGATCCCGTTGCCCGGGATAACTTATTAGAAGTCTTCCAAAGCATTGTTGAAAATGAAGAAACGAGTATTCTCTTTTCCACCCATATTACAAGTGATCTCGATAAATGTGCCGATTATATTACCTTTATCAAAAATGGATCAATCATTGATTCTTGTACCAAGGATGATATGATTGACAAATATCGATTTGTTGGCGGAACAAAAGAAGAACTGCAACAAATCAAAGATCGCTTAATATCCTACCGTGAAAACGCCTTTGGCTTTAACGGATTAATCAAAACAAAAGACGTCGCAACAACCGACACTTGTAAAATTGGACAACCAAGCCTGGATGATATTATGATTTTCCATGCAAATGAGGGGGGACAATTATGA
- a CDS encoding ABC-2 transporter permease, with the protein MKPLIYKELTLSIHKFFFLLPLLLAALMLIPNWIFMLVFMYFFWISIPQIYSAYLANGDYNFTSVLPIKRDDIVTSKAYALFILEGVHIAFAVIFGILHNILYGQFNLFMDINLAFFGVVILLYGLFNVIFLPAYFKTAHHFGLPTIYAVVATLVYGFIFEYGAIKFQWMRDVFEGTLASQITPFLITTVLGVVISIFAIKRSQHNFADIDL; encoded by the coding sequence ATGAAACCACTTATCTACAAAGAATTAACCTTATCAATTCATAAATTCTTTTTCCTATTACCGTTATTACTTGCGGCATTAATGTTGATCCCAAACTGGATTTTCATGTTAGTATTTATGTATTTCTTTTGGATTTCCATCCCGCAAATCTATTCGGCATACCTCGCCAACGGTGATTATAACTTCACCTCAGTATTACCAATTAAACGCGATGACATTGTAACCTCCAAAGCCTATGCACTATTTATCTTAGAAGGCGTCCATATTGCCTTTGCCGTGATCTTTGGAATCCTCCACAATATCCTGTATGGCCAGTTCAATCTATTTATGGATATCAATCTTGCCTTTTTTGGGGTTGTTATTCTCTTATACGGATTGTTTAATGTCATCTTTCTACCGGCCTATTTTAAAACCGCACACCACTTTGGGTTACCAACCATCTATGCGGTTGTTGCTACCCTTGTCTATGGTTTTATCTTTGAATACGGTGCGATTAAGTTCCAATGGATGCGCGATGTTTTTGAAGGTACCCTTGCATCTCAAATCACTCCCTTCCTAATCACTACTGTCCTCGGTGTTGTAATTAGTATTTTCGCAATCAAACGTTCCCAACATAACTTCGCGGACATTGATTTATGA
- a CDS encoding GntR family transcriptional regulator: protein MKNIIVRNTSQTPIYQQLYEQISSQIINGDIAGDEVLPSMRTIAKELRVSIITIKKTWELLEQGGFIYTVKGKGSYVKENSQQKLKEKKIDAVKSLLQDSLVTCKEYGLSTTELIAIVTTMYDNIDD from the coding sequence ATGAAAAACATCATTGTTCGGAATACCTCACAAACACCGATTTACCAACAGCTCTACGAACAAATATCTTCCCAAATTATCAATGGTGATATCGCCGGAGATGAAGTCCTTCCATCAATGCGTACCATTGCAAAAGAATTACGCGTTAGCATTATAACCATTAAAAAGACATGGGAACTACTGGAACAAGGTGGCTTTATCTACACGGTAAAAGGAAAAGGATCTTACGTGAAAGAAAACTCGCAACAAAAACTGAAAGAAAAAAAGATTGACGCCGTCAAATCATTACTCCAAGACTCGCTTGTGACATGTAAAGAATACGGTCTTAGTACCACAGAGTTGATCGCTATCGTTACAACAATGTATGATAACATTGATGATTAG
- a CDS encoding VOC family protein: protein MELGAFSISLTVKDLQVSYEFYRKLGFTKLGGDIEYNYLILKNGDAVIGLFQGMFEKNILTFNPGWNTNAEEVNPFTDVRQIEQELQSKGIQLIETTTTTEGIGHITLVDPDGNPILIDQHR, encoded by the coding sequence ATGGAACTAGGTGCATTTTCAATTAGTTTAACCGTTAAGGATTTACAAGTATCGTATGAATTTTATCGGAAACTAGGGTTTACCAAACTTGGTGGCGATATCGAGTACAACTATCTAATACTCAAAAACGGTGATGCCGTGATTGGACTATTCCAAGGGATGTTTGAGAAGAACATATTAACCTTTAATCCGGGATGGAATACCAATGCCGAAGAAGTAAATCCATTTACGGATGTTCGCCAAATTGAACAGGAACTTCAATCAAAAGGAATCCAATTAATCGAAACAACAACGACTACGGAAGGTATAGGACATATTACTTTAGTGGACCCCGATGGCAACCCGATCTTGATTGATCAACATCGGTAA
- a CDS encoding VOC family protein — protein MSRVFPFISVDGAKDAIELYKQAFNAEVVGEITTYEEFFPDHPDKDNIAHAALSIGGSPLFIGDAKDQPYKDQVRVTVNVELPTIESVQKSFSVLQKEAREVFYEPCDVGWSELGYSLRDQYGILWMVYYRK, from the coding sequence ATGAGTCGTGTATTCCCATTTATTAGCGTCGATGGTGCCAAAGACGCCATCGAATTATACAAACAAGCATTCAACGCTGAAGTTGTTGGTGAGATAACCACCTATGAAGAGTTTTTCCCCGATCATCCCGATAAGGACAATATCGCGCATGCGGCATTATCGATTGGTGGTAGTCCTCTATTTATCGGGGACGCCAAAGATCAACCCTATAAAGATCAAGTACGAGTGACTGTCAACGTTGAACTCCCGACGATAGAGAGCGTTCAGAAGTCGTTCTCTGTTTTACAGAAAGAAGCTCGTGAAGTATTTTATGAACCCTGTGATGTCGGTTGGAGTGAACTAGGCTACTCGTTACGAGATCAATATGGTATTTTGTGGATGGTGTATTATCGAAAATAA